The following nucleotide sequence is from Ferroacidibacillus organovorans.
ACCTGTGCGGTTAACGCTTGCACAGGTCATTCACGGTGTCTTTCACCCAAATGGCAGCGCCCCGAATGACATCATTGTCAGCGCGCTGCGTGAACCGCGCGTCGTGTGCGCGGCGCTCGTTGGTGCGGGGCTATCTGTATCCGGTGCGATTGTGCAGTCGGTGTTCAAGAATCCGATGGCTGACCCCGGGATTCTCGGAGTTTCCGCCGGCGGAACGCTTGGCGCGGTGATTGCGCTTGCGCTTGGCTGGGATGTCGCTTCTCCGTACGTTCTGCCGCTCAGTGCCTTTTTGCTGGCAGGATGCTCCGTGACGATCGTCTATCTCCTGGCGACGCGCTCCGGACGCACATCGCTCATTGGCGTGTTGCTCGCGGGTCTCGTCGTCAGCTCGATGATTGGAGCGGCTGTCTCGCTCGTCTTGACGCTTGTCAACAACGAGAGCATGCGCAGCATTGTCTTTTGGCTGCTGGGTGGCTTTGACGGGGATGGGTGGAGCCAGGTGGGCATGATCGCCCCACCCATTCTGCTTGGCATCGCCATCGCTTTTTTCTATGCGCGCCCCCTCGATCTGCTCCATCTTGGGGAGGACAATGCGTATTCGAGCGGAGTTTCCGTCGAGTGGACAAAACGCGTCCTCATCACGCTTGTTGCTGTCATGACGGGGGCAGCGGTTTCTGTGAGCGGTATGATCGGCTTTGTCGGCTTGCTCGTCCCGCACATGGCGCGCCGTCTCGTGGGCTCATCCCACGCGGTTCTCATTCCGGCGTCTGCGCTGCTTGGCGCCAGCCTGCTCATCCTCGCTGACATGTTGGGTCGAAGCATCGATCCGCTCTTTGAGATCAATGTCGGTGTGGTCACGTCGTTTCTGGGCGGACCTTTTTTTCTTATGCTGCTGCTGCGCACCGAACGAAAAACGTTCCGCTAGGAGAGAGCGCATGCTGACTGTTACGTCGATGTCTTATCGCTCGATTCTTCGCGACATCACATTTTCTTTGCAAAAAGGAGAATTTGTCGCACTCATCGGCCCAAACGGTGCCGGAAAAAGCACCCTGTTGCAAGTGGCGGCGGGGTTTCTCACGCCTACTGCAGGCACGGTGCAGCTCGCCGATCGCCCCATCCGCTCATACCGCGCAAAGCAGCGTGCCGCGCGGATTGCCTACATGCCACAAACCACGGTTCTTGACGTTCCCTACACCGTCTCTGACATCATCCACATGGGCGCCTACGCGCATGACCATCCTGATCGCGCCGTGATTGAGCGCTCCATTGCGCGTTGCAACGTTGAACATCTTTTGCATCGTGATCTTCGCTCACTTTCGGGGGGCGAGCGACAGCGCGCGCTACTTGCCAAAGCACTCGTGCAAAAGGCGGACTACCTTCTGCTTGACGAACCTGTGTCGGCGCTTGACATCCAACACCAGCTAGAGATTCTCACGGTGCTCAAATCCCTCTCGCGAGATGGGCAGGGGCTACTCGTTTCGATTCATCATCTGGAGCACGTCGTCACATTTGCCGATCGCGTTATTCTCCTGTGCGATGGGCAGATCACGGCAGATCAGACGGTGCGCGATGTGATGACGTCGCGCGCGCTCTGCGACGCGTTTGCCGTGGATGTCGCGGTCTTTGCCGATCCGTTCACGGGAGAGCCGCGACTCTCTGTTGCGCCACAGCGCAAGGATGAGCGTGAGAACCGCATTTGCACGAGGATTGAGGAGGGGAGCTTCCGGTGATTGAACATCTTGTACTTGGCGGCGCACGCAGCGGAAAGACTGCTTTTGCAGAGCGCGTCACCTTGACGCTCGCCGAAAACGCGCGTGGCACGCCAGTCTACATCGCGACAGCCGTTGCGACCGACCAGGAGATGCGTGCGCGCATCGAGCGGCATGTCCAGTTGCGTGACTCTCGTTTTGTCACGCGCGAAGCACCGCGCGATTTGTTGACGATCGTCGACACGCTTTCACCTAACGCCGTATGCCTCATCGACTGTCTCGCCACGTACATGGGGACGCTTTGGTACGATGCTTGTGATCGTGTCAGCGAGGAAGGACTGCTGGCAGAAGGTTTGGCGCTCTTGGAAGGACTCGCACAGCGGGCGTCTCGATTTGTCATCGTGAGCAATGAAGTCGGCATGGGCATCGTGCCCGAAAGCGCGGAGGTGCGCATGTACCGCGACGCGCTTGGCCGCTGGAATGCACTCGCCGCAGCGCTTGCTGCGCGCGTCACGCTGACCGTGGCCGGTATTCCGCTGCAGGTTAAACCAGGCCAGCACAGCCTGTGGAAGCGTGAAGGGGACGCCCCGTGACTGTGAAACGATTTTCGCGCATCCCATTTTTGCGCCCGTTTCTCATTGCGCTCCAGTTTCTCACGCGGATACCCGTTCCCGATCTCGGGCCGCCTGATGACGTTGACTTTCGCGCGAGTGTGCGTTTTTACCCGCTTGTCGGACTGTTTATCGGCATCCTCACGGGTCTGTTTGCGCTGGTACTTTCGCAACTGTTTCCATCACGCCTGTTGCAAAGCGTTTTGCTCGTCGCGTTTGATGTGGTGATCACAGGGGGGCTCCACCTTGACGGATTGATGGATACGGCGGATGGCTTTTTAAGCTATCGGGAGAAATCCCGCGTTCTCGAGATCATGCGCGACAGTCGCGTTGGCGCCATGGCGGTGCTTGCCATCTTCGTCACGCTTGCTGTGCGCATTGCGGCGCTCGCCACGCTTTCGGGTGCCACACGACTCGTTGTGCTTGTGATGGCCCCCTTTCTCGCGCGCGGACAGCTTCTTCTTGTGGTCCGCTTCAACCGGCTTGCTCGTGACGAAGGGCTGAGTCACCAGGCGATGGATAAGCCTGCCATCGGGGATTTTTTACCTTATATAATCGCACTTTTGCTCACGATAGGGCTTGCGCGACTCTCTGGTCTCTTGATGGCGCTTGCCGCGGCTGCCGTGGCGGTT
It contains:
- a CDS encoding FecCD family ABC transporter permease, producing MRPSSFRSIRLIVLLILLALSMLLGIAIGPVRLTLAQVIHGVFHPNGSAPNDIIVSALREPRVVCAALVGAGLSVSGAIVQSVFKNPMADPGILGVSAGGTLGAVIALALGWDVASPYVLPLSAFLLAGCSVTIVYLLATRSGRTSLIGVLLAGLVVSSMIGAAVSLVLTLVNNESMRSIVFWLLGGFDGDGWSQVGMIAPPILLGIAIAFFYARPLDLLHLGEDNAYSSGVSVEWTKRVLITLVAVMTGAAVSVSGMIGFVGLLVPHMARRLVGSSHAVLIPASALLGASLLILADMLGRSIDPLFEINVGVVTSFLGGPFFLMLLLRTERKTFR
- a CDS encoding ABC transporter ATP-binding protein; the encoded protein is MLTVTSMSYRSILRDITFSLQKGEFVALIGPNGAGKSTLLQVAAGFLTPTAGTVQLADRPIRSYRAKQRAARIAYMPQTTVLDVPYTVSDIIHMGAYAHDHPDRAVIERSIARCNVEHLLHRDLRSLSGGERQRALLAKALVQKADYLLLDEPVSALDIQHQLEILTVLKSLSRDGQGLLVSIHHLEHVVTFADRVILLCDGQITADQTVRDVMTSRALCDAFAVDVAVFADPFTGEPRLSVAPQRKDERENRICTRIEEGSFR
- a CDS encoding bifunctional adenosylcobinamide kinase/adenosylcobinamide-phosphate guanylyltransferase gives rise to the protein MIEHLVLGGARSGKTAFAERVTLTLAENARGTPVYIATAVATDQEMRARIERHVQLRDSRFVTREAPRDLLTIVDTLSPNAVCLIDCLATYMGTLWYDACDRVSEEGLLAEGLALLEGLAQRASRFVIVSNEVGMGIVPESAEVRMYRDALGRWNALAAALAARVTLTVAGIPLQVKPGQHSLWKREGDAP
- the cobS gene encoding adenosylcobinamide-GDP ribazoletransferase, yielding MTVKRFSRIPFLRPFLIALQFLTRIPVPDLGPPDDVDFRASVRFYPLVGLFIGILTGLFALVLSQLFPSRLLQSVLLVAFDVVITGGLHLDGLMDTADGFLSYREKSRVLEIMRDSRVGAMAVLAIFVTLAVRIAALATLSGATRLVVLVMAPFLARGQLLLVVRFNRLARDEGLSHQAMDKPAIGDFLPYIIALLLTIGLARLSGLLMALAAAAVAVWLSRVARRRIGGMTGDVYGATVELAQMAFALAAAVHLP